Proteins encoded together in one Synechococcus sp. BL107 window:
- the hpf gene encoding ribosome hibernation-promoting factor, HPF/YfiA family, producing MKVLIHGRNLEITPALREYTNTKLERATSHFGDAIREADVHLSVARNPRVPQQTAEVTVFANGTVIRAQERSENLYASIDLVVGKLARQLRKWKERHADHHHSHGHSASLTPSTEEVSDESVVEGSLVDGKEAQLPEPGVRRKYFSMPPMTLDDARHQLDVIDHDFYLFKDSATGALQVIYRRNHGGYGVIQARD from the coding sequence ATGAAGGTGCTGATCCATGGTCGCAACCTCGAGATCACTCCGGCGCTGCGGGAGTACACCAACACAAAATTGGAACGGGCCACGTCCCATTTTGGTGATGCCATCCGCGAAGCCGATGTTCACTTATCTGTGGCGAGGAACCCACGGGTTCCCCAGCAAACCGCAGAGGTGACTGTGTTTGCAAACGGCACGGTGATTCGTGCCCAAGAGCGCAGCGAAAACCTCTACGCCAGCATTGATCTCGTCGTCGGCAAGCTGGCGCGACAGCTGCGCAAATGGAAAGAGCGTCATGCGGATCACCACCACAGCCACGGCCATAGCGCCAGCCTGACGCCCAGTACCGAAGAAGTCAGCGATGAGAGCGTCGTTGAGGGCTCACTCGTCGATGGAAAGGAGGCACAGCTCCCCGAGCCAGGCGTGCGACGCAAATACTTTTCAATGCCACCGATGACACTCGATGACGCTCGGCATCAACTGGACGTGATCGATCACGATTTCTATCTGTTCAAGGACAGTGCAACCGGTGCGCTGCAGGTGATTTATCGCCGAAATCACGGCGGTTATGGCGTGATCCAAGCCCGGGATTAG